A window of Tatumella citrea genomic DNA:
GACCAGTAATGCACTATTGTAATAATTGCTGCCATCATACTCAGCAAAACCTGCCAGCAATGCGATATCGAAATTTATTGCCAGACTGATAAGTGACTTAATTGCCGGATGATCTTTTGGTAGTGCATTGTGACTACCTTCGCCACCAGTGAGAGCCCGCTCTGGCAATACCAGTAGCTCAACACCATTAACTTTGGCCTGCTCAATCTGTTTACGTATCAGATGTAAATTCTCATCAATGCTATCTTGCGGATAAAACTGGGCGGCCGCTATTCGTGAATTTTTCCCTTCAGGAAGTGGTTCACAACCGTACAATCCAAAATACTCTTTTGGATTCCATAGATAAGTATTCGTCATTAAACGTTGGTATAATTCAGGGCGACGTTTTTTGAGCCATGGATTAGTTTCAGGTAATACAAGTTCCGCTGTTAATATCTGATCACCACTGTCACAGCAAGCCAGTAATTCCCCCTGACTGTCAATTATGCAACTGCCACCACTAAACTGAACGCCTCTCTCCCACCCCCAACGATTGCTTTCTATTAATGCGCAACCATTTTCCCAACCACGGGTTAACCAGTAAGGCGCAGGAGTCCGTTCAGCAAGCCAGTTACTGATATGGCAGATAACCTGAGCACCACCGACAGCAACAAGACGTGCTGTTTCAATAAAGTGAATGTCCATGCATATCAGCAGGGCAATTTTCCCAATTTTTGTTTCAAATACCTGATGCCCGGCATCACCGTTTGCAGCCCATTTGGGTTCCGATATGTATGGATGAGTTTTACGGTGAACACCCACAACACCTTCGGGACCAACCAGTACAGCACTGTTATAAAACAGATCCGTCAATGGGTCACATTCCGGCATTCCATAAACCAGATAGCAGTTAAACTCACGAGCTAATGCAGTAAATGCCCGGGTAGATGCTCCGTCTATTGTTTCAACATAAGGCCGGACCTCTTCCCGATTTTTCCAACAATACCCGGTGGTTGCCATCTCTGGCATAACAATAAGTTGAGCTCCGCCTCTTGCCGCTTCTTCGGCTAACTCCAGTAAACGGGCAACATTTTTTTCTTTCTGAAATTGTGTAGGTTCAAACTGAAGAGTAGCAACCTTTATGCTCATTTTTCAGTCTCCTTTTCGAGTAGAGGCATCAGTGCTGGTTTAGGACTATGGCAGGAAGCTGAAGGCACCCAACTGGTAGGCATATCTGCAGGAAAAGTTCTGAAATAATAACGGCCGCGAGTCAGAACGCTGATGGCAACATGTAATACTGGTCCGATAAACATCGCAATGAATGATGCATAGACCATTGGGTAAGCCCCCAACACTCCTGCAGCTCCAACGGCAACAGCGGCGCAAAGTGCTATGACACCCGATGGATTCCACATTCTCAGATATTCTTTTCTGAACTCAACAAAATCTGAAGGAGCAAGATTTAACATCTTACGACAGATGAAATAATCAGCGAGGATGATAAATACCCAGGTATTGGTCAGAATCCCGGTTATAGATAAAAACGTCCCGGTGTACTGCAGAATATTGAAGATATAAAACACTACCCCCATAAGCCAGACCAGTAACATCCACCATTGCCGCCCGGGACGGAAATTAAATGCCATATCCATAGTATTCGACAAGGCAATTGAACCTGAGTAAAGATTGAGAACGTTAATACGGACTTGTGTAATCACCGCAAAAAAAACGCCGACAACTCCGATTATTAGCGGAAAAACAAAACCAGGATCCATTGCCTGCGACCAGACGTCTGTTCCCTCTATATGAGGTAACAATGTATAGGCCATGAAAGCACCAAACAACATGACCACGACAATAGGTATCAGCATACCTAACATAATCGTTGCCGTACCTTTATGACTAATACCGGGGCGAGCAAAACGCCCATAATCGGTTGCCATTAACCCCTGAAATACAATCTGTCCATTAGCCATATTCATCACCAGCCATAGGGAATTGCTGTCAACATGACTTCCCGGCGTCCAGCCACTAAAGCCCACTGACGGATAGTGATGAGTAAGCTGCCAGATACAAAATCCGAACAATAAGATAAAAATAGGGACTCCCCAGGTTTGCAGAAACTGCATCGACGACATGCCCTTCCAGACAAACCAAATAGCAGCCAATCCCATTAATGCAAATATTGCAATCCCGGTAAAAGAATTGACAGGAACACCGGCATAATTAGCGATTGCGTGTGAAACGATGGTCCCTTCAAACAGAAAGTAGAAAATGAAATTTACTGCGTAAATCAGCGATGTAAATGCCGACCCCATATAGCCAAAACCGAGCCCACGGGTCATCAGATTCAGCGAAAGCCCCTCCTTACTGGCCATTTTCATAATGCAGGAGCCGATGAGTGTTGCAAACACCACCATGTATGCAATTGGTAACAGCAGCATTGGCCAACCTACCTGGTTGCTCATATCTGCGCCAAGACTGAACCAAAACATTGCTGTTGAATTACCAAGTAACACAAGAATGATTGCCGGAATTGGCCAACGATAATGTGAAGGAACACGACCAACCGCATAATCCTCTACAGCTTCGGCCTCAGTAATATCCTGTGGTCCCTGAAACCATTGTTTGAACTTGCTCATAGATTTACTCCAAAAAAAAGCCCCGCCGACATCATTGCCGGCAGGGCTTCTTCGCCTGAAATCAATATATTTAGGTGGCCTGTGCCACAGACCGCTTACCAGACTTCGCTGCCTGTTCCTGAATTTCAGGACGCGGTTAACAAAAGGAAGCAATTAATATGCCATTTTCAAAAATGGCTTTCCCGTGCCTCTGTCAGCCTGGACTGCCTTTGAAAGAGCACCATTCTGGTGCAGACTGCACTACCTGACACCGCTCATTTTAAAGAATGACTGTGTTGCAAACACCAACCTGTACATTTTTCCTGCCACACTTTCGGGTAATTTAATTCAGCCAGCCTATTGAATCGCGAAAGCGGTATGACGTAGCATAAAAACCGTCCGGTAAGTTTCTCCGGAGCTTTTTAGTGATTAAATATCCGGTCATTTGCTGTCTGCCCCACTTTCCTTTTGTACCTGCCGTTTCTTGTCCTGCACCAACATGAAAAATTTTCATCTGCGAGTGAAATTAAATCACTTTCACTCACTCCGTGAGTCAGGCATAAAATACGTATGATTATTCACTTTCGATAATATGAAAACTGTGTATTTCGATCACCGAAATTTCTGGATAATCAGCAACTAAACTCAGTTTTCATCTCAGGACCAGGATTCAGGCTCACAATGAATAAAGATTTTACCTACTCGATTAAGAGCAGCAGCTTCGACGAGAACTATAACCCTTCTGAAAATACGCGTATCACCACTAACTTTGCGAACCTGGCCCGCGGTGAAAGCCGTCAGCAGAACCTGCGCAATACCATTGTGATGATGAACAACCGTTTTAACTCACTGGCGACCTGGGACAACCCGACTGCCGATCGTTATGCTGTCGAAATCGACATCATTTCTGTTGAAATGAAAATTGACGAAGAGAGTGGCAGCTTCCCGGCTATCGAGATTCTGAAAACTAATATTATCGATAAAAAAACCGGTCAGCGTACCGAAGGTATTGCCGGAAATAACTTCTCGTCATACGTGCGGGATTACGATTTCAGCGTATGGTTGTTGGATCATAATAAAGATAAACCTGATTTCACTATTCCGGAGAAATTTGGTGAGCTGCACGGTAACATTTTCAAAAGCTTCGTAAACTCAGAAGCTTATAAAAGTAACTTCAAAAAAACTCCGGTAATCTGTCTGAGTGTTTCCAGCAAAAACGTTTATCACCGTACAGGTAACGAACATCCGGTGCTTGGTATTGAATACCGCCAGGATGAGCGTTCGCTGACAGATAACTACTTCAGCAAAATGGGCCTGCAGGTCCGTTATTTCATGCCGAAACACAGCGTTGCACCGTTAGCATTTTACTTCTTTGGCGATTTGCTGAGTGATTACACCGACCTCGAGCTGATTGCTACCATCAGTACTATGGAAACATTCCAGAAAATTTATCGCCCTGAAATTTACAACGCTAACTCCGTTGCTGGTTTGCAGTACCAGCCAAGCCTGAACTATCAGGACTACTCATTAACAAAAATTGTTTATGATCGCGAAGAGCGCAGTCGGTTAGCGATTGAACAGGGTAAATATACTGAACAATACTTCATCAAACCATACAAGACAGTTCTTGAACAATGGTCTGAAACTTACGGTCTTTGAGTCATAAAAAAATACAAGGTCACCTGCTATGAAAATTTTGTTACCTACGTCAACTGCCGGAAGTCTGCCAAAACCGTCCTGGCTGGCACAGCCTGAGAAACTTTGGTCGCCGTGGAAACTGCAGGACGAAGAGTTAGTTAACGGAAAAAAAGACGCACTGCGTCTGTCCCTGGATGATCAGCTGCGTGCAGGTATCGATATTGTTAGTGACGGTGAACAGACCCGTCAGCATTTCGTTACCACCTTTATCGAACATCTGAGTGGTGTTGATTTCGAGAAGCGCGAAATCGTTAAAATCCGTAATCGCTATGATGCCAGCGTACCGACAGTCGTGAGCGCTGTTGAGCGTATTAAACCTGTATTTGTGGATGACGCTAAATATCTGCGTTCTTTGACAAAACAGCCAATTAAATGGGCACTGCCTGGCCCGATGACTATGATTGATACGCTGTATGACAATCATTACAAAAGTCGTGAAAAGCTGGCCTGGGAATTCGCTAAAATCCTGAACCAGGAAGCGAAAGAACTGGAAGCTGCAGGCGTAGATATTATTCAGTTTGATGAGCCGGCGTTTAACGTATTCTTCGACGAAGTTAACGACTGGGGTGTTGCAGCTCTGGAGCGCGCTATCGAAGGCCTGAAGTGTGAAACTGCCGTCCATATCTGCTATGGCTATGGTATTAAAGCGAACACCGACTGGAAGAAAACGCTGGGTAATGAATGGCGTCAGTATGAAGAAGCCTTCCCTAAACTGCAGAAATCGAACATTGATATCGTGTCACTGGAATGCCAGAACTCACACGTTCCAATGGATCTGATTGAGCTGATTCGCGGTAAAAAAGTAATGGTAGGTGCTATTGATGTAGCAACCAACACTATCGAGACTCCGGAAGAAGTTGCCAATACCCTGCGTAAAGCTCTGCAATTCGTTGATGCTGATAAACTTTATCCTTCAACTAACTGTGGTATGGCTCCACTTTCACGTGAAGTCGCTACTGGTAAACTGCATGCATTAAGCGCCGGTGCAGAAATCATCCGTAAAGAACTGGCTTAAACGGTACTGGGATCCCCCTGCCGATCAGGGGGATCAAGAGAAATTACAGATTTACTGGCAATTTTTCCCGGAAAATAGTCTTTTGAACGCGGGCTTTAGCCCGTGTTTTTTATGGTACCTTCACCGCAAATAAGGGGATTACAACCTCTTACATTTCCGGATGCTTATTACTCTCTCCTTACACGGCCCCTGACAAAGCTTTAATTAATCTGCGCTATAGTTAGTTTCTAACGCCATACTGCCGGGAGTTGTTCAATTGCTGAAAATATCTGGTCTGGTATTTCTTTGTGTGGTGCTGGTCTCACTGGTAGCAAGTATGATGCGCGATACGCATCCGGGAGTTTCAGTCGGAGAGGGTTGGTGGGCAGCACGTCATGATTCATCAGGGCAGGCCCCGGATCCCATCAAAATGGCTAATACCGCGATAGTTCAGATCTATGATGCGGCAACCTATGGCTGGCGTGGCAAAGCAGCCGTTCATCCGTGGATCATATTTAAACGCGCCGGAGACACGCAATATACCCGATATGAAGTCACCGGTTGGGGGAGCGGCGATCGGATACGCAAAAATAGCCATGGCCCGGACGATTATTGGTTTGGTGCAAAACCCAATTTACTGGTCGATTATCGCGGCCCTCAGGCGGCTGCTTTAATACCGCAAATAGAAGCTGCCATAGCGTCCTATCCGTGGAAAGAGACTTACCACGCCTGGCCCGGTCCAAACAGCAATACCTTTATGGCCCATATCGGTCGTAATGTTCCCGCTTTGCATCTGAATATGCCAGCCAATGCTATCGGAAAAGATTACCGCGACCTCGCCAGGCCTATCGGTCTCCCGCCATCGGGACAGGGTGTTCAGGTCTCTTTGCTGGGTTTGATTGGCTTTACTGCCGGGCCGGTTGAAGGTGTTGAAATTAACCTGTTAGGTCTCGA
This region includes:
- a CDS encoding DUF3750 domain-containing protein produces the protein MMRDTHPGVSVGEGWWAARHDSSGQAPDPIKMANTAIVQIYDAATYGWRGKAAVHPWIIFKRAGDTQYTRYEVTGWGSGDRIRKNSHGPDDYWFGAKPNLLVDYRGPQAAALIPQIEAAIASYPWKETYHAWPGPNSNTFMAHIGRNVPALHLNMPANAIGKDYRDLARPIGLPPSGQGVQVSLLGLIGFTAGPVEGVEINLLGLDMGMQFSPFKLRLPFIGSINHAGSQNATSQPD
- a CDS encoding nitrilase-related carbon-nitrogen hydrolase; its protein translation is MSIKVATLQFEPTQFQKEKNVARLLELAEEAARGGAQLIVMPEMATTGYCWKNREEVRPYVETIDGASTRAFTALAREFNCYLVYGMPECDPLTDLFYNSAVLVGPEGVVGVHRKTHPYISEPKWAANGDAGHQVFETKIGKIALLICMDIHFIETARLVAVGGAQVICHISNWLAERTPAPYWLTRGWENGCALIESNRWGWERGVQFSGGSCIIDSQGELLACCDSGDQILTAELVLPETNPWLKKRRPELYQRLMTNTYLWNPKEYFGLYGCEPLPEGKNSRIAAAQFYPQDSIDENLHLIRKQIEQAKVNGVELLVLPERALTGGEGSHNALPKDHPAIKSLISLAINFDIALLAGFAEYDGSNYYNSALLVSSAGIDAHYRQIHLATEDEKWATAGQHWVTCDLPCGRVGILIGEDLLMPESARILALEGCDIVACPARLNMPIPLPHNGTAIQHNWPIPRGADPFHWLLPRVRAGENNVWLAFSNWSENKQFSIGMSGVYGPETFVFPRQERKVIDSEGQVFLDISTGSADSRYPDHVVRRKDLVLMRQPHYYTPLIIRQPG
- a CDS encoding methionine synthase; translation: MKILLPTSTAGSLPKPSWLAQPEKLWSPWKLQDEELVNGKKDALRLSLDDQLRAGIDIVSDGEQTRQHFVTTFIEHLSGVDFEKREIVKIRNRYDASVPTVVSAVERIKPVFVDDAKYLRSLTKQPIKWALPGPMTMIDTLYDNHYKSREKLAWEFAKILNQEAKELEAAGVDIIQFDEPAFNVFFDEVNDWGVAALERAIEGLKCETAVHICYGYGIKANTDWKKTLGNEWRQYEEAFPKLQKSNIDIVSLECQNSHVPMDLIELIRGKKVMVGAIDVATNTIETPEEVANTLRKALQFVDADKLYPSTNCGMAPLSREVATGKLHALSAGAEIIRKELA
- a CDS encoding purine-cytosine permease family protein, with product MLPFVNRVLKFRNRQRSLVSGLWHRPPKYIDFRRRSPAGNDVGGAFFWSKSMSKFKQWFQGPQDITEAEAVEDYAVGRVPSHYRWPIPAIILVLLGNSTAMFWFSLGADMSNQVGWPMLLLPIAYMVVFATLIGSCIMKMASKEGLSLNLMTRGLGFGYMGSAFTSLIYAVNFIFYFLFEGTIVSHAIANYAGVPVNSFTGIAIFALMGLAAIWFVWKGMSSMQFLQTWGVPIFILLFGFCIWQLTHHYPSVGFSGWTPGSHVDSNSLWLVMNMANGQIVFQGLMATDYGRFARPGISHKGTATIMLGMLIPIVVVMLFGAFMAYTLLPHIEGTDVWSQAMDPGFVFPLIIGVVGVFFAVITQVRINVLNLYSGSIALSNTMDMAFNFRPGRQWWMLLVWLMGVVFYIFNILQYTGTFLSITGILTNTWVFIILADYFICRKMLNLAPSDFVEFRKEYLRMWNPSGVIALCAAVAVGAAGVLGAYPMVYASFIAMFIGPVLHVAISVLTRGRYYFRTFPADMPTSWVPSASCHSPKPALMPLLEKETEK
- a CDS encoding DUF1852 domain-containing protein, giving the protein MNKDFTYSIKSSSFDENYNPSENTRITTNFANLARGESRQQNLRNTIVMMNNRFNSLATWDNPTADRYAVEIDIISVEMKIDEESGSFPAIEILKTNIIDKKTGQRTEGIAGNNFSSYVRDYDFSVWLLDHNKDKPDFTIPEKFGELHGNIFKSFVNSEAYKSNFKKTPVICLSVSSKNVYHRTGNEHPVLGIEYRQDERSLTDNYFSKMGLQVRYFMPKHSVAPLAFYFFGDLLSDYTDLELIATISTMETFQKIYRPEIYNANSVAGLQYQPSLNYQDYSLTKIVYDREERSRLAIEQGKYTEQYFIKPYKTVLEQWSETYGL